The following proteins come from a genomic window of Ictalurus furcatus strain D&B chromosome 12, Billie_1.0, whole genome shotgun sequence:
- the LOC128615928 gene encoding E3 ubiquitin-protein ligase RNF135: MMTASYEDIVTFVANQLKCPICFDIFTDPVTLECGHSYCLQCIKDHLKRTVRKKCPQCRAELRPDCKLHKNVTISTILELQELGGRKMWERVLIESEEELSQDALQRKLDFLKQEMEKIEMQAEFHSLIQNGTCFIRDNIRTYESSSSVEMLSSSLDCEGGSQGAENSLSLPSVTQIDKVVKNSESASEENRASVPEDPDSLGGFSEGGMSAATALSAEFVSLSFPSSLCHRRLVFLDQRRRMEVRSSMPLRTRLCRFKACQCMAEQEFTTGRHYWDIETSACSGWAAGVAYTNLGQDERLGRSKSSWCIEWSSGSFSAWHDSSETPLKQRHPSRLRVLLDMDTGHLSFWSGADGEAELFDIRVEFRAPVRPVFWLFGTKPGNALSFPIP, encoded by the exons ATGATGACGGCGTCGTATGAAGACATTGTGACATTTGTAGCTAATCAGCTGAAATGTCCGATTTGTTTCGACATTTTCACAGACCCAGTCACTTTGGAGTGCGGACACAGTTACTGCCTCCAGTGCATTAAAGACCATTTAAAGCGGACTGTGAGGAAGAAATGTCCTCAGTGTAGAGCTGAGCTCAGACCAGACTGCAAACTCCACAAAAATGTCACCATCAGCACCATTCTGGAATTACAGGAACTGGGGGGTCGGAAAATGTGGGAAAGGGTCCTGATCGAAAGTGAGGAAGAGCTCTCTCAG GATGCTCTACAGAGAAAACTGGACTTCTTGAAGCAGGAGATGGAAAAGATCGAAATGCAAGCTGAATTTCATTCTCTCATTCAG AATGGGACCTGTTTCATCAGAGACAATATCAGGACTTAtgagtcatcatcatcagtggAAATGTTGAGTTCCTCACTGGACTGTGAAGGAGGAAGTCAGGGTGCTGAGAACAGCTTGAGTCTTCCATCAGTTACTCAGATTGACAAG gTTGTTAAGAACTCAGAGTCTGCTTCAGAGGAGAACAGAGCGAGCGTGCCAGAGGATCCAGACTCTCTTGGAGGGTTCTCTGAGGGTGGAATGTCTGCAGCTACAG CTCTTAGTGCTGAGTTCGTCTCGCTGTCCTTCCCATCCAGCCTGTGTCACCGGCGTTTGGTTTTCCTCGATCAGAGACGGAGGATGGAGGTGAGGTCGTCAATGCCTTTGAGGACGCGCCTCTGCCGTTTCAAGGCGTGTCAGTGTATGGCGGAGCAGGAATTCACCACAGGGCGGCACTACTGGGATATAGAGACCAGCGCGTGCAGTGGCTGGGCGGCTGGAGTGGCGTACACCAACCTGGGACAAGATGAGCGGCTCGGGAGGAGTAAATCGTCCTGGTGTATCGAGTGGAGCAGCGGCAGTTTCAGCGCCTGGCACGACAGCTCAGAGACGCCGCTGAAACAGAGACACCCAAGCAGGCTCAGAGTCCTGCTGGACATGGACACTGGACATCTGTCCTTCTGGAGTGGAGCAGATGGAGAAGCTGAGCTGTTTGACATTCGGGTGGAGTTCAGAGCCCCAGTTAGGCCCGTGTTCTGGCTGTTTGGGACAAAGCCAGGAAATGCCCTGTCCTTCCCCATACCCTGA
- the tefm gene encoding transcription elongation factor, mitochondrial, whose product MWVARRLLTSAVLTGHYRLLCRHPNPLPEFWPRFLQCTYCWRARIPATDLNLNLLRPEPAEPQCRQGDLVTDATLDSLYTPEQRGTILQLLNTGSESELAAVKMLRGRKSANIIEYRIRNGPFKDLESVVNVPLLKHKSAVVAFNSILCPREKEKKRKGKIHLAKFIRPEVDKALLEDASSIVSIVCGTNRIAWTHMDRAMTVLEWQQEDCQSFMKGTYMASSYLDDICSVVSNLPTADFYVVEKPSVSVQNTALFPVVVHLRTVEAMLFALLSARRDARAPPNVLNMMRTAVGRHFGLIVGESRTSGAEVVRKMMEESAMKKIPRVIFPNELLVRYSGAFHFTSRNKGQEMCDALLQAVAFYELLSASH is encoded by the exons atgtgggTCGCGAGACGGCTACTGACTTCCGCTGTCCTCACAG GACACTACAGACTGCTGTGTCGTCATCCGAATCCCCTGCCGGAGTTCTGGCCCCGCTTCCTGCAATGCACCTACTGCTGGAGGGCTCGGATCCCAGCCACAGACTTGAACCTTAACCTTCTGCGTCCTGAACCTGCAGAACCTCAGTGCAGACAAGGTGACCTTGTCACTGATGCCACGCTGGACTCGCTGTACACCCCAGAGCAGCGAGGCACCATCCTGCAGCTCCTCAACACGGGCTCTGAGTCCGAGCTTGCTGCCGTCAAAATGCTCCGGGGACGAAAATCAGCCAACATCATTGAGTACCGGATCAGGAACGGACCCTTTAAGGATCTGGAGAGCGTCGTAAATGTACCGCTGTTGAAGCACAAGAGCGCCGTCGTGGCGTTTAACTCCATCCTCTGTccgagagagaaggagaagaagaggaaggggAAGATTCATCTCGCAAAGTTCATCAGGCCCGAAGTGGACAAGGCGCTGTTAGAG GACGCCAGCTCCATCGTGTCCATTGTGTGTGGGACGAACAGGATAGCGTGGACGCACATGGACCGGGCGATGACGGTGTTAGAGTGGCAGCAGGAGGACTGTCAGAGCTTCATGAAGGGCACCTACATGGCGTCCAGTTATCTGGATGAt ATTTGTAGCGTGGTGTCGAACCTGCCGACAGCGGATTTCTACGTGGTTGAGAAGCCAAGCGTGTCGGTGCAGAACACTGCACTGTTCCCGGTCGTGGTTCACCTGCGCACGGTGGAGGCCATGCTGTTCGCGCTGCTCAGCGCCAGGAGAGATGCCAGGGCGCCGCCCAACGTGCTCAACATGATGCGCACAGCCGTGGGACGCCACTTTGGCCTGATCGTGGGCGAGAGCCGCACAAGCGGCGCCGAGGTGGTGAGGAAGATGATGGAGGAGTCGGCGATGAAGAAGATACCACGTGTGATATTTCCGAACGAGCTGCTGGTGCGCTACAGCGGCGCGTTCCACTTCACCAGCAGGAACAAAGGACAGGAGATGTGTGATGCCCTGTTGCAGGCCGTCGCCTTCTACGAGCTGCTCTCAGCCTCACACTGA